From one Comamonas piscis genomic stretch:
- a CDS encoding Glu/Leu/Phe/Val family dehydrogenase: protein MPSNSTPAVAQHALPSYLDAKHLGPWGNYLQQVDRVTPYLGSLARWVETLKRPKRALIVDVPIEMDNGTIAHFEGYRVQHNLSRGPGKGGVRFHQDVTLSEVMALSAWMSIKNAAVNVPYGGAKGGIRVDPKTLSKGELERLTRRYTSEIGLFIGPSKDIPAPDVNTNGQIMAWMMDTYSMNTGATATGVVTGKPIDLGGSLGRVEATGRGVFTVGVEAAKLSGLALPGAKVAVQGFGNVGGTAGKLFADAGAIVVAVQDHTGTIFNAKGLDVPAVLDHVANTGGVGGFKGADKMANEDFWSVDCDILIPAALEGQINAKNAGKIKAKMVIEGANGPTTTEADDILHDKGVLVLPDVIANAGGVTVSYFEWVQDFSSFFWSEDEINARLVRIMQDAFAAVWQVAQENKVSLRTATFIIACRRILHAREARGLYP from the coding sequence ATGCCGTCCAACAGCACTCCCGCCGTAGCGCAACACGCGCTGCCTTCGTACCTCGACGCCAAGCACCTGGGCCCCTGGGGCAACTACCTGCAGCAGGTCGACCGCGTCACCCCCTACCTGGGCTCGCTGGCCCGCTGGGTCGAGACGCTCAAGCGCCCCAAGCGCGCGCTGATCGTGGATGTGCCCATCGAAATGGACAACGGCACGATCGCCCACTTTGAAGGCTACCGCGTGCAGCACAACCTGAGCCGTGGCCCCGGCAAGGGCGGCGTGCGCTTCCACCAGGATGTGACCCTGTCCGAAGTGATGGCCCTGTCGGCCTGGATGTCGATCAAGAACGCCGCTGTGAACGTGCCCTACGGTGGCGCCAAGGGCGGTATCCGTGTCGATCCCAAGACCCTGTCCAAGGGTGAGCTCGAACGCCTGACCCGCCGCTACACCAGCGAAATCGGTCTGTTCATCGGCCCATCGAAGGACATTCCTGCACCTGACGTGAACACCAACGGCCAGATCATGGCCTGGATGATGGACACCTACTCGATGAACACCGGCGCTACCGCGACCGGTGTCGTCACCGGCAAGCCCATCGACCTGGGCGGCTCGCTGGGCCGTGTCGAAGCCACCGGCCGTGGCGTGTTCACCGTGGGTGTCGAGGCCGCCAAGCTGTCCGGCCTGGCACTGCCGGGCGCCAAGGTGGCGGTGCAAGGCTTTGGTAACGTGGGCGGCACGGCAGGCAAGCTGTTTGCCGATGCAGGCGCCATCGTCGTGGCCGTGCAAGACCACACCGGCACCATCTTCAACGCCAAGGGTCTGGATGTGCCCGCCGTGCTCGACCATGTGGCCAACACCGGCGGTGTCGGCGGCTTCAAGGGCGCAGACAAGATGGCCAACGAGGACTTCTGGTCCGTCGACTGCGACATCCTGATCCCCGCCGCACTGGAAGGCCAGATCAATGCCAAGAACGCTGGCAAGATCAAGGCCAAGATGGTGATCGAGGGCGCCAACGGCCCGACCACCACCGAAGCCGATGACATCCTGCACGACAAGGGTGTGCTGGTGCTGCCCGACGTGATCGCCAACGCCGGCGGCGTGACGGTGAGCTACTTCGAATGGGTGCAGGATTTCTCCAGCTTCTTCTGGAGCGAGGACGAGATCAACGCCCGCCTGGTGCGCATCATGCAGGACGCCTTTGCTGCCGTGTGGCAAGTGGCGCAAGAGAACAAGGTCTCCCTGCGTACCGCCACCTTCATCATCGCCTGCCGCCGCATTCTGCATGCGCGCGAGGCACGCGGTCTGTACCCATAA